A window of the Vespa crabro chromosome 8, iyVesCrab1.2, whole genome shotgun sequence genome harbors these coding sequences:
- the LOC124426278 gene encoding serine/threonine-protein kinase greatwall — protein sequence MEDSAVELVDSNSDTNGLFCESVDTISSMNDADDEGIERSANFGNCTPQQSSENRHIDNSIFNTISKIVNPAAKVPDMQDFKIVKPISRGAFGKVFLGYKKSNPEQLFAIKVMKKNEMINKNMASQVIIERNALALTHSPYCVHLFYSLQSVSSVYLVMEYMVGGDLKSLLGVYGYMEESMAAFYTAEVCLALEYLHSHGIVHRDLKPDNMLLSREGHVKLTDFGLSKISSLHRDLEISDLVNCTPSLCARTPGQLLSLTSHLSFGSGQQSVNDSIASNESANAVHLMSALQRNCGKLQSSPNSVVSSTDAASGDYSRVSGITPFQSAEDLRFGIQNGGESNARTENFSGDSSSGSYHTCEASSVSKINPIGLNAEEEDESTLEAEQSQQLLLHTSPISTCVNSFSRGTKRKRVMAEITCGLTREICLMDLDKDKTPKRQNCGTSYSCRSPDRVKRNTALGEMTDESEDENADKHGDGAAGGGVAGGGGVGGGGGGGGGGGVAFSTPVSSLNVKSEEISQAEATCQENHSMPPVKTTRFHLPPAVSSEFTPDSSTINSIQNENTISPIKTPAPLNNSYTTYRTPKSVRRGIQGGGNGRSDERILGTPDYLAPELLLRQGHGPAVDWWALGVCLFEFCTGLPPFNDETPQAVFANILARDVPWPEGEEALSFAATETIDALLTLDQSTRPSAKEVRDMKLFENFPWNEPSKAVAPFIPQPDDNYDTCYFQARNILQHLNVSSCDT from the exons atggAAGATTCGGCGGTCGAATTGGTCGATTCAAATTCTGATACAAATGGTCTATTTTGCGAGTCGGTCGATACGATCTCCAGCATGAACGATGCCGATGACGAGGGGATTGAACGCAGTGCCAATTTTGGCAATTGCACGCCACAACAATCCTCAGAGAATAGGCATATTgataattcaattttcaataCGATATCCAAAATTGTTAATCCCGCTGCGAAG GTACCAGACATGCAAGACTTCAAAATTGTTAAACCAATAAGTAGAGGAGCATTCGGTAAAGTGTTTCTAGGATACAAAAAGTCAAATCCAGAGCAATTGTTTGCTATTAAAGtgatgaaaaagaatgaaatgataaataagaatatgGCATCTCAAGTTATAATAGAACGAAATGCATTAGCATTGACGCACAGTCCTTATTGCGTACATCTGTTTTATTCGTTACAAAGTGTCAGCAGCGTATACTTAGTCATGGAGTATATGGTGGGAGGTGATCTTAAAAGTTTGCTCGGCGTTTATGGTTACATGGAAGAAAGCATGGCAGCTTTTTATACCGCAGAAGTATGCTTAGCTCTTGAATATCTTCACTCTCACGGTATAGTCCATAGGGATTTAAAGCCAGACAATATGTTACTCTCGAGAGAGGGACACGTTAAACTCACTGATTTTGGTCTTAGCAAAATATCGTCCTTGCATAGAGATCTTGAAATATCAGATTTAGTAAATTGTACACCTAGTCTTTGCGCTAGAACCCCGGGacagttattatctttaacgtCTCATTTGTCCTTTGGTTCTGGGCAACAATCGGTGAATGACTCGATAGCCAGTAATGAAAGTGCCAATGCTGTTCATTTAATGTCGGCTTTACAAAGAAATTGTGGCAAATTGCAATCGTCTCCTAACTCGGTTGTCTCCTCGACCGACGCTGCGTCTGGCGATTATTCTCGTGTATCTGGTATTACGCCATTTCAATCCGCAGAAGATCTAAGATTTGGAATACAGAACGGAGGTGAATCGAATGCGAGGACAGAGAATTTCAGTGGGGATAGTAGCTCTGGTAGTTATCACACGTGCGAAGCCTCGTCGGTTAGTAAAATCAATCCTATTGGTCTTAACGCAGAAGAGGAGGATGAATCTACGTTAGAGGCGGAACAATCGCAACAGCTACTTTTGCATACGAGCCCGATCAGTACTTGCGTAAATTCGTTTTCACGAGGAACCAAGAGGAAAAGAGTTATGGCAGAAATAACTTGTGGTTTAACGCGCGAAATTTGTCTCATGGATTTGGACAAAGACAAAACACCGAAGAGACAGAATTGCGGTACATCATACTCCTGTAGGAGTCCCGATCGAGTCAAGAGAAATACTGCATTGGGCGAGATGACCGATGAGAGCGAAGATGAAAATGCGGACAAACACGGTGATGGTGCTGCCGGTGGTGGTGTTGCCGGCGGTGGCGGTgtcggtggcggtggcggtggcggtggcggtggcggtgtcGCTTTTAGTACACCAGTGTCCTCATTGAATGTCAAATCGGAGGAAATAAGTCAGGCAGAAGCAACGTGTCAGGAAAATCATAGTATGCCTCCGGTGAAAAcaacgagatttcatcttcCGCCTGCAGTATCGTCGGAATTTACTCCGGACTCGAGTACCATAAATAGTATACAGAATGAGAATACTATATCTCCGATCAAGACACCGGCACCTTTGAATAACAGTTACACGACTTATCGAACACCCAAGTCAGTTAGAAGGGGCATACAAGGTGGTGGAAACGGTCGATCGGACGAACGTATATTAGGTACACCCGATTATTTAGCACCGGAATTGCTCTTACGGCAAGGCCACGGTCCTGCCGTCGATTGGTGGGCTCTCGGTGTTTGTCTTTTCGAGTTTTGTACGGGATTACCACCTTTCAACGATGAAACGCCACAGGCGGTCTTCGCTAATATCCTTGCAAGAGACGTACCTTGGCCGGAGGGCGAGGAAGCTTTGTCTTTCGCTGCTACGGAAACCATCGATGCGCTCCTTACGTTGGACCAATCTACACGACCGTCCGCGAAAGAAGTAAGGGATATGAAactctttgaaaattttccttgGAACGAACCATCGAAAGCCGTTGCTCCTTTTATACCACAACCAGATGACAATTATGATACGTGTTATTTTCAAG CAAGGAATATACTACAGCATTTAAATGTCAGTAGCTGCGACACGTAA
- the LOC124426279 gene encoding proclotting enzyme gives MRRERALPPLFATVLVFLRITSVSAESMSNVQPASRSLIFDRQDNELYREEDDAIVVEAAIEADPTSLSRDGRSILWSGSAERGTCLTSKGEIGRCTTFKECYPYFKIPDLGALDGWVLGVYDTCSFILEDGRTSFGICCSNLNPIATPGLENCDGQNLNDQQIEDAKTKEDGEGTEAGTNPKPKPTASWPPPIPTHPPDHTIPPLPTHPPYPGLISSPTSKPSTTSSKKPGIPTTWPTKKPAWWPGAPTISTTNKPSSTTSSPIDLSQCGAKNGNQDQERIVGGQNADPGEWPWISALFNAGRQFCGGSLIDDKHVLTAAHCVVNMNSWDVARLTVRLGDYNIKTNSEIRHVERRVKRVVRHRGFNSRTLYNDVAILTLSEPVEFTEQIRPICLPSGSKLYVGMTATVIGWGSLRESGPQPAILQEVSIPVWSNSECKFKYGSAAPGGIVDSFLCAGRAAMDSCSGDSGGPLMVNDGRWTQVGIVSWGIGCGKGQYPGVYTRVTHFLPWIYKNLK, from the exons ATGCGGCGAGAACGAGCATTACCTCCGCTTTTTGCAACGGTACTCGTATTTCTGAGAATCACGAGTGTATCTGCCGAATCTATGTCTAACGTTCAGCCGGCTTCTAGATCCTTAATCTTTGATCGTCAGGACAACGAGTTGTATCGAGAAGAGGACGACGCGATCGTCGTTGAAG CCGCTATAGAAGCAGATCCTACGTCATTATCGAGAGACGGTCGAAGCATCCTCTGGAGCGGATCCGCGGAACGCGGTACCTGCCTTACGTCTAAGGGCGAGATTGGACGATGCACTACTTTCAAAGAATGTTATCCTTACTTCAAGATACCCGATCTTGGTGCTCTCGACGGTTGGGTTCTTGGTGTTTACGATACTTGCAGCTTCATTCTCGAGGACGGCCGCACGAGCTTCGGAATCTGTTGCTCCAACTTGAATCCCATCGCGACTCCCGGCCTGGAGAATTGCGACGGTCAGAACTTGAACGATCAACAG ATAGAAGATGCTAAAACGAAGGAAGACGGAGAGGGAACGGAAGCGGGAACGAACCCAAAACCAAAACCAACGGCCAGTTGGCCACCGCCGATACCAACTCATCCACCGGATCACACGATCCCACCTTTACCCACCCATCCGCCGTATCCAGGATTGATTTCGTCGCCCACCTCGAAACCATCTACAACGAGCTCAAAGAAACCTGGCATACCGACGACATGGCCGACGAAGAAACCAGCTTGGTGGCCAGGTGCACCGACCATCTCGACAACGAATAAACCTAGTTCGACGACTTCCTCGCCCATAGACTTGTCTCAATGCGGAGCGAAGAACGGTAATCAAGATCAAGAACGCATCGTCGGTGGTCAGAACGCCGATCCTGGTGAATGGCCATGGATCTCTGCCCTCTTCAATGCCGGACGTCAATTCTGTGGGGGATCTTTGATAGATGACAAACACGTTCTTACCGCTGCCCATTGTGTCGTTAA CATGAACTCTTGGGATGTAGCGAGATTAACGGTCCGCCTTGGGGATTACAATATAAAGACGAACAGTGAGATACGTCACGTTGAAAGACGGGTAAAGCGAGTAGTAAGGCACAGAGGTTTTAACTCGCGTACTCTTTACAATGACGTAGCCATTCTTACGTTGAGCGAGCCGGTCGAATTTACGGAACAGATTCGACCCATTTGTTTGCCGAGTGGTTCGAAGCTCTATGTCGGAATGACTGCAACTGTCATTGGTTGGGGCTCCTTGAGGGAAA GTGGTCCACAGCCAGCGATACTTCAAGAAGTTTCGATTCCAGTCTGGTCGAATAGCGAATGTAAATTTAAATACGGTTCTGCGGCACCCGGTGGTATAGTCGACAGTTTCTTGTGCGCTGGACGGGCCGCTATGGACTCCTGCTCG GGTGACAGCGGTGGTCCGTTAATGGTCAATGACGGTCGTTGGACTCAGGTTGGTATCGTCAGTTGGGGAATCGGTTGTGGAAAGGGACAATATCCCGGCGTTTATACAAGAGTAACGCATTTCTTACCTTGGATCTACAAGAAtcttaaataa